In a single window of the Limnochorda sp. L945t genome:
- a CDS encoding DinB family protein: MARSASPATAMEAALRLRAAVASFASYITGLPESFLQPGEWGPREVLVHLVFWHETHAATIGALLRGEEPALPVGTFAQLNARAVRANADQPITRLIERLEAAQRELERLVVAAGGRDLPGIRTKAGAKPRDLRAALLRMEAHVRHHERKLARETAGGNGSRKPRSPVPRGRGE, encoded by the coding sequence GTGGCGCGTTCGGCGAGCCCGGCGACCGCAATGGAGGCGGCCCTGCGGCTGCGGGCCGCCGTCGCGTCGTTCGCCTCATACATCACGGGACTTCCCGAATCGTTCCTGCAGCCCGGCGAGTGGGGCCCGAGAGAGGTGCTCGTCCACCTCGTCTTCTGGCATGAGACCCATGCTGCCACCATCGGCGCCTTGCTCCGGGGCGAGGAGCCGGCGCTGCCGGTGGGCACCTTCGCGCAGCTCAACGCCCGAGCCGTGCGGGCCAACGCGGATCAGCCCATTACCAGGCTCATCGAGCGCCTCGAGGCGGCGCAACGCGAGCTCGAGCGACTGGTGGTCGCAGCCGGCGGGCGGGATCTGCCCGGCATCCGCACCAAAGCCGGAGCGAAACCCCGCGACCTGCGTGCCGCCCTGCTTCGCATGGAAGCCCACGTGCGCCATCACGAACGCAAGCTTGCGCGAGAAACTGCTGGAGGTAATGGAAGTCGCAAACCGCGGTCGCCCGTACCAAGAGGTCGGGGCGAATGA
- a CDS encoding class I SAM-dependent methyltransferase: MSWLDRQFGRPSGLAGRLVGALMAHSNRELNAWTVELLGVKDGERVLEVGFGPGIGVEHLARTSRAAFIAGVDHSPLMVQQARRRNAAFVQEGRVELRWASVSALPFGDSSFDKAFCVNSIQFWPDPQDNLREVQRVLRPGGLVAVTLQPRWAEAESTVAGVGQQLVALVAGAGFADVRLASRSMRPVGALCATGVRPPT, from the coding sequence ATGAGCTGGCTGGATCGCCAGTTTGGCCGGCCCTCCGGGCTCGCGGGCCGACTGGTCGGCGCGCTCATGGCCCATTCCAACCGGGAGCTGAACGCTTGGACCGTCGAACTGCTGGGGGTGAAGGATGGCGAGCGGGTTCTGGAGGTAGGCTTCGGGCCCGGCATCGGGGTGGAGCACCTCGCCCGGACTTCCCGGGCCGCCTTCATCGCCGGCGTCGACCACTCACCGCTCATGGTCCAGCAGGCGCGGCGGCGCAACGCCGCCTTTGTTCAAGAGGGGCGAGTGGAACTGCGTTGGGCGTCCGTGTCCGCGTTGCCGTTCGGCGACAGCTCCTTCGACAAAGCGTTCTGCGTCAATTCGATCCAGTTCTGGCCGGACCCGCAGGACAACCTCAGGGAGGTACAGCGCGTTCTGAGGCCCGGGGGGCTGGTCGCGGTAACGCTCCAGCCCAGGTGGGCTGAGGCCGAATCGACGGTCGCAGGTGTCGGCCAGCAACTCGTCGCCCTGGTGGCGGGCGCGGGATTCGCTGACGTCCGGCTGGCCTCGAGGTCGATGCGGCCCGTCGGCGCGCTCTGCGCGACGGGCGTCCGCCCTCCGACCTGA